The DNA window GCGGATCGGGCGATAGATCGGCTCCAGGATGCGGTTCAGGCCATACCAGATCTGTGCGACCATCTGCTGATGCAGGTTGAGGATCTGAAAGTTGATCAACCAGCTCATGATCACATGCGCAATGATAAAGAACCATACGACTTGTAGGATCAGTTGCAGCGGTCCGTAAATTGCCATCATGGGCGCGTTCTCCGGTTTAGTCTTACCGACACCTAGTCACCGCCACCAAAAAGGGCAAGAGCCGCACGCGGCGATGGTTGACGCGGCCCATGTGTGCCGCGCTGGCCACGGCGCGAATAGCATCATGTGATATTCCTTGCGTCACTTGCCAAATGCCCGTCATATCGAACCAATTGCATTGGGGATGAAGATGGCAGAGATTTCTGCGCGCAAGCGCGTTTGGGGGTGGTGGTTCTTTGACTGGGCCAGCCAGCCGTATCACACCCTGTTGGTGACCTTTATCTTTGGTCCATTCTTTGCGGGTGTCGCAGCCGAGTTTTTCATGACCCAAGGCCAAGATGCCAAAATGGCGGCAGCCAGTGCTCAAACGCTTTGGGCCTGGGGAATGGCCCTGGCCGGATTGGTGATCGCCTTTGGCGCACCGATCATGGGGGCCTTTGCAGATACGACCGGGCGCACACGGCCTTGGGTTGTGGTGTTTTCGATCATGTATGTGATCGGTGCGACCGGCCTGTGGTTCACTGCGCTGGATGGATCGAACCTGTATCTTATGCTGGGCCTGTTTGCCTTTGGCTTCATCGGTGCCGAATATGCGTTGATCTTTACCAATTCGCAGCTTCCCGACCTGGGGGGCGAAGACGAGGTGGGCAAGATCTCAGGCTCTGGCTTTGCTTTTGGATATGCTGGTGGTGTTCTGGCGCTGATGATCATTCTTGCTCTGTTCGCCGAGCAGGGGAATGGCCGCACAATTGCTGGGCTAGAGCCCGGGCTGGGCCTGTTGAATGCTGACATGCGTGAGGGCACCCGCTTTGTCGGTCCTTTTACCGCAGTCTGGTACGTGATCTTCATGATACCTTATTTTCGCTGGGTGCGCATGCCACGCCAGCGGCGCGGGTCAGGCAAGGTGTCCGAGGCCTTGGCGATGCTGCGCCATTCCATCGCCAATCTACGCCATCAACCCAGCTTGTCGGCCTATCTGGCGGCGTCGATGTTCTATCGGGATGCGTTGAACGGCCTGTACACATTTGGTGGGATCTATGCGGTGGGCGTGCTGGGATGGCCCGTCACGCAGATCGGCATCTTTGGTATTCTGGGCGCCATATCGGCCACGATTTGCAGCTGGATCGGAGGTAAGCTGGACACGCGATATGGTCCCAAACCGGTTATCGTCGGGTCCATCTGGGTGTTGATCGTGGTCTGCGCCATCGTGGTGGGCATGTCGCGCGAAGCAATCTTTGGCCTGCCGCTGGCCGCGGGATCCAGCCTGCCTGACACGATCTTCATGGTTTGCGGCGTCATGATCGGCGGTATGGGAGGTGTGCTTCAGGCCACATCCCGTTCCCTTATGGTGCGACACGCCGACCCCGATGCTCCGACAGAGAGCTTTGGTCTTTATGGCCTGTCCGGACGTGCCACGGCCTTTATCGCCCCGATCCTGATCGGCGTTGCCACCACGATGACCGGAAGCGCGCGTCTTGGGGTGTCACCTGTCATTCTACTCTTTATCCTTGGGCTCTTCCTGCTACGCTGGGTGAAACCGCAAGGAGTACGTACGAGTGAACCCTCTGGTTAAATCTCTGGTCTATGGGTTGGCCCTGATGGTGCTGGCCTTGCCGGGTTCGGCCGAACCTCTGGCGAAACAGCTGTTCGGGGCAATGGACACCGGCTCGCGCCAACGCGCCAGCGCATTTGGCAGCTATTCCAAGGGCTGTGCCTCAGGCTCGGTGCAACTGCCGGAAACCGGTCCGACCTGGCAGGCGATGCGCCTGTCGCGCAATCGCAACTGGGGTCATCCCGAAACAATCGATTTCATCGAAAAGCTCAGCCGCAAAGCCGCGAAACAGCGTGGGTGGAGCGGGCTTTATATCGGGGACATCAGCCAACCACGTGGCGGGCCGATGCTAACCGGACACCGTAGCCATCAGATCGGGTTGGACATCGATATCTGGATGCTGCCCGCCAACAACCTGCGCCTGTCGCGTCAGCAACGCGAAAGCATCTCGTCCATTTCGCTGCGCCGCAACAAGGGGGCCTTTGTGAACAGCAACTGGACCCGCCAGCATCACGAGATCATCAAGGCCGCCGCCAAGGACAAACGCACCGCGCGCATCTTTGTCTTCCCCGGCGCCAAGGTTGCGATGTGCAACGCCGAAAAAGGCAATCGCGCCTATCTGCGCAAGATCAGGCCCTGGTATGGGCACCACTATCATTTCCATGTGCGCCTGAAATGTCCGCGCAACGCAAAAGGGTGCGTCAATCAGGATCCCCCTCCCAAGGGGGATGGTTGCGCCGAAGCGCAAACCTGGGTCAATAACATCATCAGCCCACCCCCTCCGAAGCCGCGTGATCCTAACGCGCCTCCCCCCAAGAAACGGCGTGAATACGTCCTAGCGGATCTTCCCAAACAATGCGTCTCGGTCTTGCAGTCTCAGTAGTTTTCACATTTTTGCTGACAGGATCTGTTGTCGCGGTGGATACGGCCAAGGCCACTTTTCTGAGCAGCTACAGTTGGCACCACACGTCCCCATGGTTTGGCGGTCTGTCCGCATTGGAGATGTCCGAGAATGGGCGCGACATGACGCTGCTCAACGATCGGGGTATCATTCTGACCGCTCGTGTTTCGCGAAACGGCGCGACCGTCAGCAACATCGACATCACCTCGAGCGCGCGCGTGCTGTCGAGCAAGGGCGAGACCCTGAGGGGGGTGGCAGGCGATTCCGAAGGAATGGCAATCAGCAAGGATGGCTCTGTCTATATCTCGTTCGAGGGCATCCACAGGATTGCGCGCTACAACAGGGGCGACAACACGACAAATGTGTTGCTGCACCCTGATGCGTTCAAACAGATGGCCGGCAACGGCTCGTTCGAGTCCCTGGCGATCGACGACAGTGGTCGGCTTTACACGATGCCGGAGAAAGGGCTGACCGCTGATGGACGCATTCCCGTCTATCGCTGGAGCGGGCGCGCCTGGTCGCAGCCCTTTTCCCTGCCGAAATCAGGGAAATTCCTGCCCGTGGGCGCGGATTTTGGACCTGATGGGCGGTTCTATCTGCTGGAACGCGCTGCTGGGTTTCTGGGGTTTCGAACCCAATTGCGTCGCTGGGACTTGAGCAGCGGTATGCCAGAGGACGGCACGATCCTTTTGCGGACTCGGTCCGGTACCCATGACAATCTCGAAGGGGTCTCTATTTGGCGCGACGCCGCAGGGCAGTTGCGGGCCACGATGGTGGCGGATGACAACTTTCTGATCATCCAACAAACCGAGCTGGTGGAATACACGCTGCCCGACTGACTTGCTTTGGTCGGTGTTTTTGGCTAAACGCGCCGCTTACCCGTCAGTCTGGCGGGACAAGTCGCCGCTACCTTGTCAAAAAAACGGGCTCAGACATATGACACGCGCACATCTACCCGGCATTCTTGCCATGGCCGCCATTGTTGTGGCCTCGAACATCCTGGTTCAATTCCTGTTTGGCCAATGGCTGACATGGGGAGCCTTCACCTATCCACTCGCATTCCTGGTCACTGATGTGATGAGCCGCGTTTATGGCGCAGGTCCGGCACGTCGAGTTGTGTTTGTGGGCTTTGTCGTAGGCGTAGTCTGCTCGCTGATCGGCACACAGATCATGGGCGAATTCGGCCCGCTGGTCACGCTGCGCATCGCTATGGGGTCGGGCATCGCATTCTTGACCGCACAGATGCTGGACGTCAGCATCTTTGCCGCCCTGCGTGGCGGCAAATGGTGGCGCGCGCCGTTGGCCTCGACCCTGATCGGCTCTTGCGTGGACACGGCCTTTTTCTTTTCGATCGCATTTTCGGCGCAGCTGGCCTGGCTGGAACCCGGCAACGATGTGTCCTGGGCAAACGAAGCCATCCCGATGCTGGGTGTTGGTCCTGTTGCGCCGCTTTGGGTTTCGCTGGCCTTTGCCGACTGGCTGGTCAAACTTTCCCTGGCCCTGATTGCGCTGATCCCTTTCCGCCTGATTGTTCGGCGTCTGGACCCCAACGGCAGCGCAGCCTGACGATTTCATTTGGAGAATTCGGAAACCCGTGTCACGCTCGGTCTTGAGTTCAACAAAAGAAAAGGAGGTGATCCAGTGTCGAGAAAGAGATTGGAGAGAGGTGTCGGAACAATTCGGGAGCGCGCCTTTTAGGGCAACCCTTGGCGGCAACGCCACCCGAAACGATCTGAGTTCAGGTCCGTGAGCATGCTCTGACCGACCCGACCTCCTGAACCTTTCGAAGGGCCGTCCGATATTGGGCGGCCCTTTTCGATTTTACTCTGTTTGACGTGCGGGGGCCGCTGTAAGGTCGCGCCATGCTGCGGATCACAGATGACATATCCATTCAGGACTGGGAGTTGACGGAGAGTTTCATGCGAGCCTCTGGCCCCGGGGGGCAGAACGTCAACAAGGTGTCGACTGCGGTGGAACTGCGGTTCGAAGCTGAGCGGTCGCCGTCCTTGCCGGGGGCGGTAAAGACCCGCCTTAGACGGCTGGCGGGACGTCGATGGACCAAAGAGGGCGCGCTGATCTTGCAGTGCGACGAAACCCGTTCGCAGATCCGCAACCGCGAGATCGTGCGCGAACGACTGGTGGTCCTGATCCAAAAGGCGCTGGAAGCCCCAAAACGCCGGATCGCGACCAAACCCACCAAGGGATCGGTTCGGCGCAGGCTGCAAGCCAAAAAGGCGCGCAGCGAGGTCAAATCCCTGCGTGGCAGAATTACCGACGATTGAAACCTGTGCAGGCTCGGGGGTGCTCCCGCGCCCGAGCAGACCTGACTGCGTCAGCTCAGCTAACGGCCTTGGGCCGGGCGCCGAGCCCTCGGCTCGGCGCGGTTCCGCTTGGGGCACCTGTTCTGCATAGGCGAGACCCGCCGCGCGAAGCGCGGCCCGGCCCAACGGGAGGAGGTTTTTCTGCAAGAAAAATTGACGACGGGCGGGAGCACCCCCGTGTCCTGAAGAGCCGACTTCGCGATCGCTTTGGGCTGGCGTCCTTTGCGCGCGCTGTTAGTGT is part of the Falsiruegeria litorea R37 genome and encodes:
- a CDS encoding YggT family protein — protein: MMAIYGPLQLILQVVWFFIIAHVIMSWLINFQILNLHQQMVAQIWYGLNRILEPIYRPIRNVLPDLGGIDLAPLVALLVVISLQSYILPSIFGFI
- a CDS encoding MFS transporter, which gives rise to MAEISARKRVWGWWFFDWASQPYHTLLVTFIFGPFFAGVAAEFFMTQGQDAKMAAASAQTLWAWGMALAGLVIAFGAPIMGAFADTTGRTRPWVVVFSIMYVIGATGLWFTALDGSNLYLMLGLFAFGFIGAEYALIFTNSQLPDLGGEDEVGKISGSGFAFGYAGGVLALMIILALFAEQGNGRTIAGLEPGLGLLNADMREGTRFVGPFTAVWYVIFMIPYFRWVRMPRQRRGSGKVSEALAMLRHSIANLRHQPSLSAYLAASMFYRDALNGLYTFGGIYAVGVLGWPVTQIGIFGILGAISATICSWIGGKLDTRYGPKPVIVGSIWVLIVVCAIVVGMSREAIFGLPLAAGSSLPDTIFMVCGVMIGGMGGVLQATSRSLMVRHADPDAPTESFGLYGLSGRATAFIAPILIGVATTMTGSARLGVSPVILLFILGLFLLRWVKPQGVRTSEPSG
- the mepA gene encoding penicillin-insensitive murein endopeptidase; this translates as MVLALPGSAEPLAKQLFGAMDTGSRQRASAFGSYSKGCASGSVQLPETGPTWQAMRLSRNRNWGHPETIDFIEKLSRKAAKQRGWSGLYIGDISQPRGGPMLTGHRSHQIGLDIDIWMLPANNLRLSRQQRESISSISLRRNKGAFVNSNWTRQHHEIIKAAAKDKRTARIFVFPGAKVAMCNAEKGNRAYLRKIRPWYGHHYHFHVRLKCPRNAKGCVNQDPPPKGDGCAEAQTWVNNIISPPPPKPRDPNAPPPKKRREYVLADLPKQCVSVLQSQ
- a CDS encoding esterase-like activity of phytase family protein; the protein is MLTGSVVAVDTAKATFLSSYSWHHTSPWFGGLSALEMSENGRDMTLLNDRGIILTARVSRNGATVSNIDITSSARVLSSKGETLRGVAGDSEGMAISKDGSVYISFEGIHRIARYNRGDNTTNVLLHPDAFKQMAGNGSFESLAIDDSGRLYTMPEKGLTADGRIPVYRWSGRAWSQPFSLPKSGKFLPVGADFGPDGRFYLLERAAGFLGFRTQLRRWDLSSGMPEDGTILLRTRSGTHDNLEGVSIWRDAAGQLRATMVADDNFLIIQQTELVEYTLPD
- a CDS encoding queuosine precursor transporter → MTRAHLPGILAMAAIVVASNILVQFLFGQWLTWGAFTYPLAFLVTDVMSRVYGAGPARRVVFVGFVVGVVCSLIGTQIMGEFGPLVTLRIAMGSGIAFLTAQMLDVSIFAALRGGKWWRAPLASTLIGSCVDTAFFFSIAFSAQLAWLEPGNDVSWANEAIPMLGVGPVAPLWVSLAFADWLVKLSLALIALIPFRLIVRRLDPNGSAA
- the arfB gene encoding alternative ribosome rescue aminoacyl-tRNA hydrolase ArfB; protein product: MLRITDDISIQDWELTESFMRASGPGGQNVNKVSTAVELRFEAERSPSLPGAVKTRLRRLAGRRWTKEGALILQCDETRSQIRNREIVRERLVVLIQKALEAPKRRIATKPTKGSVRRRLQAKKARSEVKSLRGRITDD